The genomic DNA TTACTTGTAACTGGTTGTTCTGGTGGTGGCTTTGGAGCAGCTTTATTAACAGATACAATTTGTAAAATGTACCCAAAATGTGAAGATATTACCTGTTTGGTTGATAGTGGATTTTTCCCAATGGATGACTGGAAAAACGTAGCGAAATATGTCTGGCAATCTCCTAATGAGATAATCAATAGAATCCATTCGGATAATATTACTCTAGATGCTTTAGAAGCCTTAGAACGTGATTACCATGGGAAAATTCGTATATTACTGACTGTATCAAATAGAGATGGTGCATTAGCTAGAATGGTTAACTTATTACAAAATGGTCGTTTTGAGTTTTCTAGAGAAAGTGGGGAGAAATTGAAAGTTTGGCTGAAACAAATGATGAAACGAGTTAAACACCAAATTCCAAGTGCTCAGATATATATATTCGATATTCCATCGAGACCAAAGAGTGAAAAAGTACACCAGCTGACAAAGCACTGTATTATTTCTGATAAGGAATTTTATGATGTTCAGGTTGAAGGAAAAAGCTGTTCTGAATGGCTTTGGGAAAATTTGACAGATAGTCCATCGACAGTTGGGCTCACATTTTTAGATTAGAGGGACATACTAATGAAAAACAAACAAGTAAATTGGCGAATGAGCCGGAAAGAGCGTTTAAATTATTACTTAGCAGATTCTGGAAGAATGTTTGGGACAATGATATTTCAAACTTATATGACCGCATTCTTAGCTTTAAGAGGAGTAAATTTAAGTGTTCTCGCAGGATTATTATTGATTCTAAAGTTAATTGATGCCTTCAATGACATCCTATTTGGATTTTGGGTTGACAAAATTCAACTCAGTCAAATTCAAAGTCTAAAACGTATCGTTGGGGATGGAAAATATCTTCCTTGGTTCAAGCTGACATTTTTCTTATTCCCTCTGTTCACAATAGTATTTTATTCTATGCCAAATTCACTTCCTGAATGGGCTAAACTGGCATGGTTTATTGTTTCCTATCTATTTTATGATTTCTCATGTACCTTAATTGAAACACCAATGAGTAGCCTAGTTTTGACTCTTACTGACGTGACTGATGAACGTAACAGAATTCTTACAGTCAGAGGAATTGTTACAGTAATCGCAGTAGTACTACTTTCAATTGTCTCAACATTATTGGTAGATCCAAAAGTCGGATTGGGGTTGACATTCTCGAAAAGTGCGATTCTCCTAGTATCAGTATGTTTGATCATGATGTTACCTTTAGTAAAAAATGGCAAAGAGTACAATATAAAACTCAAAAATACGGAGTTAGAAGAGAATGAAACTTATACCTTAAAGGACATGTGGAATTGTGTAAAAGTGAATAAGTATATGGCAATTTTCTTGTCTTCTTCACTCATTATAGGTGTTACAGCTACTGCAACAGCTGTAGGCTCATTGGCTTCTTTCTATCTCTTTGATGGAAACACCGCCATCGTTCAACTTCCATT from Streptococcus oriscaviae includes the following:
- a CDS encoding pectin acetylesterase-family hydrolase, giving the protein MKLESWEREPIWLKLITPYLRKKRFPELKGEPVQNKWYRIYAEGCVSANGEPIYADFQKGKENKLMIFFQGGGVSWNEYTAARPSSLYQKNIEDSYYMIHVDLFSDLAVKNGIFENSERNSFKDWSKLVIPYSTGDFHSGTGDFPYVALDGSNRLCHHHGYTNFVKLMEKVTKMVDNPNTLLVTGCSGGGFGAALLTDTICKMYPKCEDITCLVDSGFFPMDDWKNVAKYVWQSPNEIINRIHSDNITLDALEALERDYHGKIRILLTVSNRDGALARMVNLLQNGRFEFSRESGEKLKVWLKQMMKRVKHQIPSAQIYIFDIPSRPKSEKVHQLTKHCIISDKEFYDVQVEGKSCSEWLWENLTDSPSTVGLTFLD
- a CDS encoding MFS transporter; translation: MKNKQVNWRMSRKERLNYYLADSGRMFGTMIFQTYMTAFLALRGVNLSVLAGLLLILKLIDAFNDILFGFWVDKIQLSQIQSLKRIVGDGKYLPWFKLTFFLFPLFTIVFYSMPNSLPEWAKLAWFIVSYLFYDFSCTLIETPMSSLVLTLTDVTDERNRILTVRGIVTVIAVVLLSIVSTLLVDPKVGLGLTFSKSAILLVSVCLIMMLPLVKNGKEYNIKLKNTELEENETYTLKDMWNCVKVNKYMAIFLSSSLIIGVTATATAVGSLASFYLFDGNTAIVQLPLLLAFIPGILISSQGDKIAKKFGRKNSMVGLSFFFGATFILQYFLGYKNLVIFITLGVLAGLANSLRYVFQNFIAPDTIEFTRYKTGKDCSGIFYALNSFVNKATNGIGASIGLLILGLFGWNEIKAGSYQELLEMGTKIGEAAYQTPQAIHGMWVVYTLIPGLGFILAAITLMFYKLDDGDAELMAKCNSGEITRQECEQQLSKTY